TCATCATTCTAAAGATTGATCTATACGTAATTTAGTTCCATATGAATCAGCTCTAAATCTCCCAAAAAGGAGAAAAGTGCTTATGTTTTAAAATTAGGTTATTGTTTCCATGTAGAGATAAACCATATCAGAAAGACCTGCCATATGCCAgaatataaaaattcaaataagaCAATCTTAATCTCAAATACCTTGCAACAAGTTAGGTGGGGAGTCAAATATGATACAATTGCTGTAGTATGATAAATGCTATGGGCATTATAAACCAGATTCTATTTCATCCTATAAATTTTTCATTCAGACTTTTAATTTGTAATCAGTACTATTCTGTATTGATCTTTCCAATCCTATCACACCAAAcattacatataacaaagagtaaCAGCATACTTCATTGAGAAAATAATCAGAGCTAGGAGACATATTTTGGAATAGTTTTATTTTCCCCACAACTTTTTGATGAAGGTCAGATGGGTCTCTCATGATACCTTCTTTGCATCTCCAGCAGAGCCCACCTGAAGAAGCTCTGTAAGCAACACTGATGCATTGTACTACCCACTCCCTGCAGTGCAGCTTGGGCTTGCCAGGCTTATCTGTGTGGAAATGTTTTATttggggagaagagagagaatacGTAGAGATTGCTCTCTAATCACAACCAAACAGGAGCTGTGTGAGAATTTGCTTTACTCCTTACATACATTGTCATTACTATCAAAGTCATAGCCAGTTTGTCCACAACACCctgataatttctttttcttttaattctttttctttctttatttaattatttttagtcatacatgacacccTGATAATTTCTTAAAGACTGACATAACTGATACAAATTCCACAATAGTATTCTTGAGATTTTTTTTGCCaagcattttgaaaaatattgctaGTATAACATCaatatggaaaattgaacaagaaAAATATACACAGCCTCATAAAACAAAGTTGATAAATTCTATACATTGCCACAAACACACTAAGTCAGATTAGTCAGATAACTAGGGTTGCACTGATGAAAGCAAGTAAACCAATCTGTCCTCATTTTCCTAACTAGGAACACTAAATATAAACTCTCCCATACTGCAAAGGCAAGCTGCCCTAAAGGAAGCTGGCAGAATAGTGGGGTTCCTTTGAGAAAGAACATAAAGAATTCCTGCTTCTGCTGTTGTCAGTGAAGTTGACTATGTACAATTCTAAGTTTTCAGCTTTATATCCcatgaaaaaaatattacataaatattttctcttaaatgtttattatttcttcaggtaaCTTTTTTACTGCAGGCATGCCAAAATGCTGTTTTTGTGTCTCCGAAGATTTGAGTTTTATTACACGGGAATATCAGTTATGTCCCTCTTTAAGAAGagatcaaggggctggggttgtggcccatctagcacgtgcaaggccctgggttcaatcctcagcaccacataaaaataaataaataaataaatataatattaaaaaaaaggaaagaggagaCCAAATACATTGTGGAATTTCATCAAGCTCTTGTTTCAGATTTTTCAGGGTTGCCTATGAATAACATTTTAGTAAGTTAATATAAAGCTAAGATATAATGAGAATAAAGTTAGAAGGTCAGTAAAGTGTTAAAATACCCAGGTTAGGGCTATAGcttagtgacagagcacttgcctggcatgtacaaggccttgcaCCCAATCCCCCAGCatggcaaaaaagaaagaaacaacaacaacaaaaaacccaaccgaacaaaacacaagaaataGGTTTTTAGTTTCCAGAAAACTGATTAAAGCAACCTCTTCCCTTAATTACTTTAAGGAAGTGAATGAGTTGGTATCAGCAGAGGCATTCCTTACACCTCTCTAACATTTGAAGTGAGGTGCCTGAACAGAAGTGGCAAAGGGCTCAGAATGCATCTTCCAAAAATCGAAAAGTATGTTCAACACTCCTTTTAGGATTCCACATGCTGGGAATTGTGCCTGTGTCCTGTGTGGAGCACAATGAAGCAACATCTGTCCAAAGACAGGGGAATGTTTTCTACCTCTTTTATAATTGCATGCCGTCTGTGCTCATGTATATTTACATAAGCCTGCTTTCCCTACAGGGAGGAAAAAGTCAGACTCATTGACGTTGTTTTTGACCCTCAAACTGAACTTGATACTATCAATGTACACTTTAATTAAAGATTAGGTCAAAACTTTATTTAAAGGCTGATTCTGAACAAATGCTTTCACtgttcaattaaaaataatatatggtATTAAACAAAAAGGGGTACACATTATAGCCTCTTTCTGTGTTTGTCACAGTAAATACTTCTGACAGATGTTTCCTCTCAAACATGCTAGGAGGTGCTTGAGCCTTAGTAATTTAAAAATAGACATTAAATACACTCATATATTGTATATAAGATTCATTGAGAATACCACTgtataatgaaaaaagaaaattgtttcttGATTACTTAACTATCTCTCAAGCCCAAGCAATCTCAATAGTTAATCagtctttttttgtgtgtcaaAATAAGTTTCTAGCTAGGTTAGAACTCTCTTGATTAGATACCATTAAGAAATATCAATCCTTGGGACCTATAATTCACAggtttctttgaatttttaaaaagttaacttgagtAGTTTCTCTAAATTAAAAAGTTAGGTTTCTTTGAATTAGGTCTCTTTGATTTAAAAGGTAAACTGGaggtgaggctcagtggtagagcacttgcctagcacacatgagacactgggttcgatccttagcaccacacagaaaaataaataaataaataaagttatccaaaatttttttaaaaaggttaacTATAATAGTTAAAATAACTTGCCTTTGCCAATGTTAAGTTTGAACAGTTGTAAAAACAGTTCAGTGTGCTTTCAAAAAGAATTTGTAAAACTTAGTTAATATTTATAGTCATAAAACTCTAGAATGTTCTTAtataaaaggcagcagaatacaacagacactagtatggcaatatgtaaattaatagatgtgcaactgatgtgattctgcaatctgtatacggggtaaaaatgggagttcatatcccacttgaatcaaagtgtgaaatatgatatagcaagaactatataatgttttgaacaaccaacaataaaaattaaaaataaataaataaataaatcatagttgaagctccaaaaaaaaaaaaaaaaatcacttgcaaAGTTcaaaatgcctttaattttacTTTGTTAAATTGTTAAACCTAACCTCAGgctatttaattttatatacaaataaggttaacatttggggttggggctcagtggtagagtactcacctggcacatgtgaggcactgggttccatcctcagcaccacataaaaataaaataaaggtatgtgtccacctacaactaaaaaaataaggttaacattttgattttcatttctcaaaaactctttcaaaaattaggATACCTACTTCCctctaaaaaaaatcaatagtggtaagaaacaattttttaaaaaaaattgaacagaCTAAATTAGTTTTTGTGACTGTCTCAATTCTGTCAATGGCATACTATGTGAACAGGAGTTTTATGAGACCTAATTAAAAAGAATTGTACtagctattttccattttaacatGCCTATATTTTGAAAGCTGAATCTTAATTATCCAAGCAAATTTTTAAACACTGGAGCCCTTTGAGAAAGGAATACAATcaaccccattttacagatgagaaaatgggACTTAAAGAAGCACATTCAAAAGAATCCAGATCATTGACTCAAATAGCTAAGCTCTTAGCTTCTCCATTAAGGGCTCTTAATGGAGATAGGAACAGATAGgtacagaaaataaaagaagcaGTTGAGGAGGTGACTAAGATGAATTGTAGAGCACATGTCCAACAAAGACAGTTACAGCTATTCAGCTCTAGAACAGTATAGGCAGGCAGACATGGCCAAACTTGAGAAATCAGACTAGCTAGCTGGCAAGCAAAATATAGAGGTTGTGAAATCATCTGATTTCAAAATATtggcttaattttaaaaattcatgtatttatatgtggtgctgaggaacctaGTGCCAGGCAGGCGCTgtaccactgtgccacaaccccagcctcaatttttttaaaaattatgtactagaaaaaaaaataaaagaaactagTAGTACTGGCTAAGAAAGGAATTCTCATGTACTACTGATGGGAATGCAAAAGTAAGATGGTCACTTTGTATAATAATTTGATGAAGTTCCACCTCTAGGTATTTTCCcaagtgaaataaaaaattatacttaAAAAAACCTGTACCTTAATGTTTATAATGGTTTATTTGTAATCAAACTGAAAACATTCAAAAGGTGTCTCAGCTGAGGAATGGATGAACAATCTGTGATACATCTTTACAATAGAATACCACTCAGCAATGAAAAGGAATGAACGATTGATATATTCAAAAAACCATGGAAGGGTCTCAAAAGCATAATGAAAGAAGCTAGACTCAAAAGGCTCCAATACTGTATGCTTCTATTTGTTTTATGGCAAAGGCAAAAATCATACAGACAGAAAACAGATCAGTAGTTTCCAGGAACTGAGGGTTGGTAAAGGATTGACTTTCATAGCGTCAGGGAATTTGAAGGAAGGATGATAAAAATGTTCTGCATCTTTATTGTGGTGGTGATTATAAGACTGCATATGTTTATCAAAACTTGAACTATACATTCAAACAGGTAAATTGAACAAACTATGAGGGAAATAGTTGAAAGGCAAAGGAAAGTACCATTAATGTAATTGTTTTATATACATGTAAAATATTTATATCTTGTTTTACATAAATGTTTTATAAAACTTTTTTATTCACTGATGTGTGATATTTGCAATATAAAGGTAATCTTATCAAGTTAACAGTGAAACTTGACATATTtaggaaaaaagacttaattctaAGACCTACACtacaatcagagaaataaaaatatgtagtaCTCTTTTTGGAAGACTAGACAATTAAGAACTCCAAGGAAAGATACACTATGAAAACAGGAATTGAATTGGAatcaaattatttaaattatgtattttattgaaattaatagatgcaaaaaacatttggcatattataaaatattctacAAATACTAAATAGAAGAGCAcagtgagggctggggctggggctcagcagtagcacactcatctcacatgtgtgaggccctgggttggatcctcagcaccacataaataaaatatataaaataaaggtattatgtccacctacacaTTAGTCTGCTTGGTTTGGACCCTGTTTCAACCACTTTCTAGCTATGTGGCCTAAACCTGCTGACCCTATATTTTCCCAATTGGAAAAAGGGAAATTTTGAAAAGACTAAATGAGAAAATACCTCTAAAGCACTTAGCACATATAGTGCTAGATATGAGGCACCTCTTAATAattacataataaaataaattccagGCTTTTCTTAATTTGAATTTAATTACAAATATGGGttttctagggctggggctgggactcagtggtagagcacttgcctagcatgctgagGCAtttggttccatcctcagcaccacataaaattaaataaaataaaggcaatcTATCCGtctacaactacaattttttttcaaaaaaaaatatgggttTCCTTCAGGAATTAGAAATACTTAGATTCATCCTAGAGGCTGATTAGAGTGGCAGAAGTTTGAACAAGCAAGTCGGTCTTGTTATCATCAGTCCTTTCTTTCTCCACCTGTTGAGCAACACAGCCATGTCACTGCCTAGCCATGTTTGCAGTGAAGAGCCTTGTCCTTCCTCCACATCATCATACTCTAACAGGGTGTGCCAAGAGTGCAAAATTTAAGGAGCTCCAGGCACCTCATCTGCCTCCCCTTAGCCTGGATCAACCTTCCCTCCAATATTCTAATTTCCATAACTCTCCCAACTcagatttttcacatttttccAAAGCAGGAAAATCTGTGTTTCTGCTTCCTTTTAAACTCTCCTTGAAAAGATTAAAAGTTTGGTGACTAATTATTAGCCTTTATTGTATCCTGGATTCTgtttgtgagttttttttttcttaaaaaatactttcattttaaACTAAAcactattttttcctctttatgcATACAGGAATCTCTCTTTGAAGGAATCTGAAATCTTGCTAACAAAAAAATGATGTGCATGAATCTCATCTCCATAatccaaaagtaaaagaaaatttgCTGAAAACAAGTAAATTCAGCTTCAAGTgatcttatttttttaacttcataAAACTTGGCaacattttttgagtttttagctTTATAGTATCTTAGTATATAAGAATTCTTGCTTGATTTGCTTCTTTATAGAATCTCAAATTTTGCTTTCCACGTGTGAGAGTTCAAAGATCTATTTGCTTTATTATTCATTACATACAATTTACTGGGGAAATAAAGATGAGCTTTCCTATTCAATAGAGGGCCTTTTTGAATCAATGGAATTTGGGTATGCCTCTTTCTAAAGTGTGAATCTAATTACAGTTATTGAATGAGAACAGATTTTAGAAACCCAAAGATCCTTCTGATTTACAAATATACTTAATGTTTGGACTGGTACATCCGAATATAACAAATACCACCATTACTATCTACAGCTTGGTAATTTCACTTTGGAAAGTTAGAAAGCTACTGGAAAGCattcaaaaacatattttatacaAGAGCAGTTTCTTTGATGACACTTTAAATTTGATATTTAGTTACCCCAAAAGAAAAGAATGTTCCAATTGTAGACATTATTTCTAATATGTCCTAATTACGTTGCTAGAAAGTATTGTGTGTCCACTCGGACTTCACCCGGGAAAACGACGGATGCAGGACGCACGGCAGCTTTATGGTATCTCAGTATATAAGAGTTCTTTAATTTCATGTTTGATTTGCTTCAAGGAAATCGGAGAGTTGGGAGAGTCAGAGCAGAATGCTCTGTCGGAATCGGCTTGGGGGCGCAGCGCCCGTTTATAAAGGAGCTTTGGATCGGGTTTCTCCTTGCACTGCTGCAAACCACACTCCATTTGGGGGCACAGGTGCAAAGCCAGTAAAGAATTGTATGTctgagaaattaaaataaaaaagctgtTGTCCCGAGGGATGACAGAATCGAGGGCTAGGGTCCCCATGCCTGGGGAGAGTTCCTAAAACATAACAACGGGGACACTGGAGGTCTTAAGCAAGGTGCAGTTTTGTCTCACAGCGCCTACCTAACCTGGTCACGGAGTACTGAAGTGGGGGGACTACTACTATGCGTAACGAGGACAGCATGAAATATTTACCTTGTGGTAGGATAAAAAAAGCTAATGCATCGACGTGGCACACTCGACATTCCTCACAGAAAGTTGTCACGCACAACCAAAAGACGTTCCCTGCGCGGGCCTGGACAGGGGCCTGGAATCCGACTGGGGCCAGGTGAAAGGATAGCGGCGAGGTTAGACCCTTTCCCACCCCCAGCGCTGGACGCTGCAGCCCCCGCTCCCCGCCTCTGGGAAAGCAGGGCGAGGCGGGGGAGCTGAGTGGCGGACGCCCCACCCCCTGGCCCGCCCTGCCTGGCGGTTTGATTAATGAGACTCCCTCCGCCAACGTTCCTCGAGGCCTTAGCCCACAGAGTTACCCCCGCCTGAGCGCAGGCCTCCGCCCGACGTGCTGTCGCGGTGGAGGTACGTACTCATGGCCTCAGGGATCCCTACATAAAAGGTGTGACCAAAAGAAGCTGAAAGCAGCCTTTGGCTTTGGCTGGACAACGATGGAGTGACCCACGCGGCCCTGTCTACGCAGACCCGGCTTGACGTCCCCGTCCCCTTGCACAGCAGATCCAAGACCCGCAAGGCGGCTCCAGGAAAGGTGAGGTTCCCGGTCCCTCTCGCTCCGcacagttcgcaagtttatagcggTAGCCGGTGCCTTAGTCCAGGGTGAGGCCAGGGTTCCCCGTTTCTCAGGCGGAAATTTCCCAAGGGCGCAAATGACTCGAGGGCGGCCGGTGTGCCACCTCGCGTGGTAGAGAGACATCAGGGTTTCCCGCCCAGCCGGCGAAAATGACTCGCAACACTTCCTGCGGGGCTGGCCGCATAAATGCTGGAGCACCAAGTGCCGAAACGGAGCTGTGCTTCCGAGATCTTCCTTCCCTGGTAGAGTAGCCCTTGAACAATTTGTCCTGGAAAAAGCAAAGCCCATCCCAAAAAGGCAAAACCCCTCTTTGTACTTTTACGAAGCTCAGAAACTTTGAGGTTCCACCGTTCTCCAGGCGCTGGTAGGCAGAACATTACCACTTCAAAAAAGCTCATCTCCTAGAAACCTTTAACCACGTCGAGCGGCCGGGCCGGCGCACGGCGTCAGCTAGAGGGTTGCACCCTTCAGGTTAAACCCAACCGCGCCCCGTCCTCACTGCGCTTTGGGTCCTTTGCAGCGCTCGCTGTGCGCAGGAATCCAACATGGACCGCGGCCGCCCGGTGAACAGCCCTGAGAGCGCCAGTGCTGAGCCCGTGCCCCCGGCCACTGTCACCCGCGACTCAAGCCCGGGGCGTATTGGGATCGGAGCGCGCTCCGCCGGCGGCCGGCCGGCCGCAGCGAACGCGGCGCGGGAGCGCAGCCGTGTGCAAACCCTGAGGCACGCCTTCCTGGAGCTCCAGCGCACGCTGCCGTCGGTACCACCCGACACAAAGCTATCCAAACTGGACGTGCTGCTGCTGGCCACCACTTACATCGCGCACCTTACCCGCAGCCTGCAGGACGACGCCGAGGCTGCGGCGGATCCTGGTCTGGGAGCTTTGAGTGGCGATGGCTACCTGCACCCAGTCAAGGTAGGCGGGAGCGCACACTGCGGGGCTGGGACTGGGAGGAGGATACCTTGAATCTGCCTTTTCACCGCCTGGGCAGATGCCACCGAGCTCTAGTTCCTCCTCGTGGGTGAGGAGACCTCGGCCCGAGGGGGCACTGACACCAAGAACCCACTGCAAGAGGCTGCTGAATGAGTCCGTGGCTTGGACTGGAGTCTGTCATGCCCTTTACAGGATGGCAATTTAAGGATTTTGGCACTTTTCATGGTGAGAAAGCTTgggttattttaatttcattgtatttttgaTGGGAAATTTGAAAGATATCACGAATGAAGTGGAATCATACAATTAATCATCTTCCTTTAATTAATTCTACGAAAACGTTTGAAATTGTTCGGTAACACCAAGAACAAATGAGTCGGTTCTACATCTCCATGAAACAAATTTTCAGTCTGTTTAAATAAAGGTTAAAACCATAGACGAGATAGCTAGTAAGAATGTTAGAAAAGCTATAATGTTTTATGTAATTTTCATAATAGATTGGCATGTACATTGAGCGAATTGAATATTATATTCAAAGTTTGTAATGTACAAAACTAGCCAAGACAATCCATTTTGCATAATTTGTTTACATATAGGTAGAATGATCACAGATGTCATTTAATATGATATATAGGACTAAAATTCATAATTTATATTGCATAATCTATATCTCCCATTTCCCCTAGATTTGTTTTGAGACCTTGCATTAATCCAACCTCCTACTCGAAATGCATAATCTTTTCTATATTTGTTAACcctaaattttcaaatttttgcTTCTTCCATTCTGAAGTATTTTATAACATACACACGCAAATACAAAATTAGGACTTAGGTTTAAGTATGTCATTGTTCAATAAATTAGTGAATAATCATTATTGAAATATggtaagggctggggctgtagttcagtagtagagtgcttgcatcgcaggtgtgaggcactgagtttaatcctcagcatcacataaaagtaaataaaataaaggaatgctgtccatctacaactacaaaattaaaaaaaaaaaatttaaatacggttgtagcttagtggtagagctcttgaccagcacttgtgaggcactgggttccatcctaagcaccagataaaaataaaataaagatattgtgtccaactacaactaaaaaataaatatttaaaatatatatgtataaaatatcattatttataaTTAGGATAGACCCCTCTCCCATCCCATTCCTGAGTTTTATAACATGATCTCTGTTGAAGTCATTCATTCTGATTAAGGGGATTTATATTACTTTGTGTATTAGATTGCTATTCATATATACCACTAATTTAGATTTCTTTTGACTTGACATTTGCTGTTTACTCtaaaaaagtttaacattaagtaTTCTAACATAAAAGTATATGTTAAATTTCTCCTTTGTGGGAGCTATGATTCAGAATGAGGAATCAAGTTTTTCACCTTAATTTCATGGAGtgagttttttttaatgaaaaatgttAGAAGCATTAAAGTTAGACTGTAACAGTAAGCATAACAAACTTTTtttatacttagttcatgtaccaAATATTTTTGTAGTCATATAACTGTTTTATGAAATTAAATCTCATTTGTTCTATGAATTATTTTGATCATTAATGAATAATTCTAAACATTATGATAGAAGGTCAAAGATTCTCTCTTAGAAGTgaaattgagggctggggttgtaagtcattggtagagtgctcaccttccatgtggaaggcactgggtttgatcctcagcaccacataaaaataaaataatggtactgtgtcctctacaactaaaaaaaaatatttctttttaaaaagtgaaattgaTGTGTAacaagtaaaaatatattttaaaatcaaacatTTGAGTTTCTGCTATGAGTAAAGCAGTGTTTTGGGATAGTAAATGCCCTTATGAGTAAGACTCAGTCCTTGacctaattgaacatattatagaaatgaaaatagaaatgcaaataaCGGTATAATGCTGTTAGGTAAAATGTTATAACCATGTGCTGAGGAGGTTCAAAGATTTTATATATGCAATTGAAACCACCTGTTAACATTATTTTACAAAAGGACCAAAACGTTTAATATAAGTGTATCTTTACtgtaaaaggaataaaaatattatgatcTTTTTTAATTAACTAAAGATTTTAATTAACTAAACTTAGTAAACTATATTAGTAGGTATTCGAAAATGATTTTATGTTTCTACCTTAGAATAGTGTTACTAAGTTCTACTCTGATAAGAAAAGATCCTTTAACAAATACTTCCGATGCTGTGATTTTGAAACATCAATCCT
This genomic interval from Callospermophilus lateralis isolate mCalLat2 chromosome 16, mCalLat2.hap1, whole genome shotgun sequence contains the following:
- the Tcf24 gene encoding transcription factor 24, with protein sequence MDRGRPVNSPESASAEPVPPATVTRDSSPGRIGIGARSAGGRPAAANAARERSRVQTLRHAFLELQRTLPSVPPDTKLSKLDVLLLATTYIAHLTRSLQDDAEAAADPGLGALSGDGYLHPVKKWPMRSRLYIGATGQFLKHSVSGEKANHSNTPTDSQP